From Polaribacter haliotis:
TTTTTCTCTAATTTATAGTGAACGTAAGGTCCTTTTTTTAATGATCTTGCCATAACTTATTATTTCTTTCTACGTTCTAAAATATACTTATTACTAGCTTTGGTTTTAGATCTAGTCTTGAATCCTTTAGCAGGAATACCATTTCTTGATCTTGGATGCCCCCCAGAAGCACGACCTTCACCACCACCCATTGGGTGATCGACAGGGTTCATTCTTACTGCATTTGTTCTAGGTCTCTTTCCTAACCATCTAGATCTACCAGCTTTACCAGAAACTAATAATTGGTGATCTGAATTAGATACAACTCCAATTGTAGCCATACAAGTTAACAAGATTAATCTTGTTTCACCAGAAGGTAATTTTACTGTTGCATACTTACCATCTCTTGCCATTAATTGAGCAAAAGAACCAGCAGAACGCGCCATAACAGCACCTTGACCTGGACGTAATTCTATACAAGAAATTGTAGTTCCCAAAGGAATTTCATTCAACGTCATTGCATTTCCAATTTCTGGAGCAACATTCGTTCCTGCTACAATAGTTTGACCTACTTTTAAGCCGTTTTGTGCAATTACATAACGCTTTTCACCATCAGCATAACTAAGTAAAGCAATAAATGCTGTACGATTTGGATCGTACTCTATAGTTTTAACTGTTGCAGGAATACCTTGCTTATCTCTTTTGAAATCGATAATACGATATTTTTGTTTATGACCACCACCAATATTACGTGTTGTCATTCTTCCCTGATTGTTTCGACCTCCAGATCGTTTTTTCGGAGCAAGTAAACTTTTCTCCGGCTTATCAGTTGTTATGGTGTCGAACCCATTTACAACTCTAAAACGCTGACCTGGTGTTATTGGTTTTAATTTTCTAACTGACATTTTTGTCTTTTCTTAAAGATTGTTATAAAAATCAATGCTTTCTCCTTCTGCTACTTGAACGATAGCTTTCTTATACCCACTCTTTACTCCAGTTACTAAACCTTTTTTAGTAAATTTTGTGTTTCTTTGAATTGGATAATTTAAAGTCTTAACGCTTAAAATAGAAACTCCATATGCTTTTTCAACAGCATTTTTAATTTCTAATTTGTTAGCTTTCTTTTCTACAACAAATGTAAATCTATTAAATAACTCACTATCGTTTGTTGCTTTTTCCGTAATAATAGGTTTTATTAAAATACTCATTTTGAATCCCTATTTGCTTAAGTTTGAATTAATTCCTTCTAAAGAACCTTCAGTAATTACAACTTTATTAGCGTTTAAAACACCGTAAGTATTAATTTCTGAAGCTTTTACTACTTTAGAGTTTTTTAAGTTACGTGATGATAAATACACATTTGCATTTTCGTCACTTAATACAAACAAAGATTTTTTAGTATCCAACTCTAACGCTTTTAACACATCTACAAAGTTTTTTGTCTTTGGAGTATCAAAATTAAAATCTTCGATTACTACTAAATTCTTATCGTTTGCTTGAATACTTAAAGCCGACTTACGAGCCAAACGCTTTAAGTTTTTATTCAATTTAAAAGAATAACTTCTTGGTCTAGGCCCGAACATACGTCCACCACCTCTAAAAACACCAGACTTGATAGAACCTGCTCTTGCAGTACCAGTTCCTTTTTGTTTTTTTATCTTTCTTGTTGAACCTGCAATTTCTGCTCTCTCTTTAGATTTATGCGTTCCTTGTCTTTGATTCGCCAAGTATTGCTTTACATCTAAATAAATTGCATGATCGTTAGGTTCTACACCGAATACATCTTTAGAAAGTTCAACCTTTCTACCTGTATCTTTTCCTGTAATATCTAAAACTGCTACTTTCATTATTTCTGAATAGTTACAAAAGCATTTTTGTGTCCAGGAACTGCTCCTTTAACAACAAGTAAGTTCTTTTCAGCAACTACTTTTAATACTCTTAAGTTTTGTACTTTCACTTTATCTCCACCCATTCTACCTGCCATACGCATTCCTTTGAATACTCTTGCAGGATAAGATGCAGCACCAATCGAACCAGGAGCTCTTAATCGGTTATGTTGACCGTGAGTAGCTTGACCAACCCCAGCAAAGCCGTGGCGTTTTACAACTCCCTGAAAACCTTTTCCCTTTGATACACCCGATACATCAACAAATTCTCCTTCAGTAAAATGATCTACTGTGATAGAATCTCCTAATTTATACTCTTGTTCAAATCCTTGAAATTCAACGACTTTTTTCTTAGCAGTGGTGCCAGCTTTTTTAAAGTGACCGTCTAACGATTTGTTAGAACTCTTCGCCTTTTTGTCATCGAAACCAAGCTGCAACGCATTGTAGCCGTCAACCTCTTCGGTTCTGACTTGGGTAACAACGCAAGGACCCGCTTCGATTACTGTACAAGGAATATTTTTCCCGTTTTCGTCGAATAAACTGGTCATTCCAATCTTTCTTCCTATTAACCCAGACATTTTGTTAATTTTAAGACGATAGATTTATTTATCCAGCGCGTCTATTAATAAATTTTGTTTGAAACTAATGTTTCGATTTAAAATCCTTTGAATTTTGCTCAAAAAAAACAGCGCAAACAAATTCAACGCTGATTTTGTTTTTTCCGTTTTTCCGTTGCGAAACGCTCTGGACATGTATCTATTATTGAATTTAACTTCAAAAATAGGCTCACCCTACTCTATTTCGGGTTGCAAAAGTAAAAAAAACTTTCGGTTTAACAAAATTAAACCGAAAGTTAGTTTTAATTATACTTTAATTTCAACTTCAACACCACTTGGTAACTCAAGTTTCATTAAAGCATCGATAGTTTTCGAAGAAGAACTATAAATGTCTAATAATCTTTTGTAAGCAGATAATTGAAATTGCTCTCTAGATTTTTTGTTTACGTGTGGAGAACGTAATACTGTAAAAATCTTTTTATGTGTTGGTAATGGTATTGGTCCGTTTACTACAGCACCAGTACTTTTTACCGTCTTTACAATTTTTTCAGCAGATTTGTCTACTAAGTTGTAATCGTAAGACTTTAATTTAATTCTAATTTTTTGACTCATCTTAATTTATTTAGTAGATTATCCTTTTGCTTTAGCAATTACTTCCTCAGATACATTTGATGGAGTTTCTGCATAATGTGAAAATTCCATTGTAGATGTTGCTCTACCAGAAGACATAGTTCTTAAAGCAGTTACATAACCAAACATTTCTGATAATGGCACTAATGCTTTTACAACTTTAGCTCCAGCTCTATCTGACATATCGTTAACTTGACCTCTTCTTCTGTTCAAATCTCCAACGATATCTCCCATGTTTTCTTCGGGAGTTAACACTTCTAGCTTCATTAATGGTTCCATTATTTTAGCTTTTGCAGATTTCGCAGCAACTTTATAACCCATTTTTGCAGCTAATTCAAAAGATAATGCATCAGAATCCACAGCGTGGAAAGAACCATCTTTTAATGTAACTTTCATAGAATCCATTTCGTAACCAGCTAAAGGACCGTTTTTCATAGCTTCTTTGAAACCTTTCTCTACTGAAGGAACAAATTCTCTAGGAACATTACCACCTTTAATTACAGATTCAAACTGTAAACCTTGCACACCTTCGTCTGCTGGCTCAATCGTAAATACAATATCAGCAAATTTACCACGTCCACCAGATTGTTTCTTATAAACCTCTCTATGATCTGCAGATGCAGTAATAGCTTCTTTATATTCAACTTGTGGTTGACCTTGATTTACTTCAACTTTAAATTCTCTTCTTAAACGATCTACAATTACATCTAAGTGCAACTCCCCCATTCCAGAGATAATAGTTTGTCCTGAAGCTTCGTCTGAACGTACTGTAAAAGTAGGATCCTCTTCAGCTAATTTACCTAAACCAATACCTAATTTATCTACATCAGCTTTTGTCTTAGGCTCTACAGCGATACCAATTACTGGATCTGGAAAATCCATAGATTCTAAAACGATAGGATGTTTCTCTGCTGATAAAGTATCTCCTGTTTTAATAGATTTAAAACCTACGGCCGCACCAATATCTCCAGCTTCGATATAATCAATTGCATTTTGCTTATTTGCATGCATTTGGTAAATACGTGAAATACGCTCTTTCTTTCCAGAACGATTATTTAACACATAAGAACCTGCGTCTAAACGACCAGAATATGCTCTAAAAAATGCTAAACGACCAACAAAAGGATCTGTAGCAATCTTAAATGCTAAAGCAGCAAAAGGCTCCTTTACATCTGGTTTACGTAATTCTTTTTCATTAGTATCTGGGTTTACACCAACAATACCTTCCTTATCCATTGGAGAAGGTAAATA
This genomic window contains:
- the rplB gene encoding 50S ribosomal protein L2, coding for MSVRKLKPITPGQRFRVVNGFDTITTDKPEKSLLAPKKRSGGRNNQGRMTTRNIGGGHKQKYRIIDFKRDKQGIPATVKTIEYDPNRTAFIALLSYADGEKRYVIAQNGLKVGQTIVAGTNVAPEIGNAMTLNEIPLGTTISCIELRPGQGAVMARSAGSFAQLMARDGKYATVKLPSGETRLILLTCMATIGVVSNSDHQLLVSGKAGRSRWLGKRPRTNAVRMNPVDHPMGGGEGRASGGHPRSRNGIPAKGFKTRSKTKASNKYILERRKK
- the rplW gene encoding 50S ribosomal protein L23, which codes for MSILIKPIITEKATNDSELFNRFTFVVEKKANKLEIKNAVEKAYGVSILSVKTLNYPIQRNTKFTKKGLVTGVKSGYKKAIVQVAEGESIDFYNNL
- the rplD gene encoding 50S ribosomal protein L4 encodes the protein MKVAVLDITGKDTGRKVELSKDVFGVEPNDHAIYLDVKQYLANQRQGTHKSKERAEIAGSTRKIKKQKGTGTARAGSIKSGVFRGGGRMFGPRPRSYSFKLNKNLKRLARKSALSIQANDKNLVVIEDFNFDTPKTKNFVDVLKALELDTKKSLFVLSDENANVYLSSRNLKNSKVVKASEINTYGVLNANKVVITEGSLEGINSNLSK
- the rplC gene encoding 50S ribosomal protein L3, yielding MSGLIGRKIGMTSLFDENGKNIPCTVIEAGPCVVTQVRTEEVDGYNALQLGFDDKKAKSSNKSLDGHFKKAGTTAKKKVVEFQGFEQEYKLGDSITVDHFTEGEFVDVSGVSKGKGFQGVVKRHGFAGVGQATHGQHNRLRAPGSIGAASYPARVFKGMRMAGRMGGDKVKVQNLRVLKVVAEKNLLVVKGAVPGHKNAFVTIQK
- the rpsJ gene encoding 30S ribosomal protein S10 — encoded protein: MSQKIRIKLKSYDYNLVDKSAEKIVKTVKSTGAVVNGPIPLPTHKKIFTVLRSPHVNKKSREQFQLSAYKRLLDIYSSSSKTIDALMKLELPSGVEVEIKV
- the fusA gene encoding elongation factor G; translation: MARDLKYTRNIGIAAHIDAGKTTTTERVLYYTGVSHKIGEVHDGAATMDWMEQEQERGITITSAATTCTWEFPLENAQKTPETKGYHFNIIDTPGHVDFTVEVNRSLRVLDGLVFLFSAVDGVEPQSETNWRLADNYKVPRIGFVNKMDRQGSDFLAVCQQVKDMLKSNAVPIVLNIGDEDEFKGIIDLVKNRAIVWHDETQGATFDVIEIPEELKAEAKKYRALLIEEVASYDENLLEKFMEDEDSITEEEVHKALRAAVMDMAIIPMICGSAFKNKGVQFLLDAVCRYLPSPMDKEGIVGVNPDTNEKELRKPDVKEPFAALAFKIATDPFVGRLAFFRAYSGRLDAGSYVLNNRSGKKERISRIYQMHANKQNAIDYIEAGDIGAAVGFKSIKTGDTLSAEKHPIVLESMDFPDPVIGIAVEPKTKADVDKLGIGLGKLAEEDPTFTVRSDEASGQTIISGMGELHLDVIVDRLRREFKVEVNQGQPQVEYKEAITASADHREVYKKQSGGRGKFADIVFTIEPADEGVQGLQFESVIKGGNVPREFVPSVEKGFKEAMKNGPLAGYEMDSMKVTLKDGSFHAVDSDALSFELAAKMGYKVAAKSAKAKIMEPLMKLEVLTPEENMGDIVGDLNRRRGQVNDMSDRAGAKVVKALVPLSEMFGYVTALRTMSSGRATSTMEFSHYAETPSNVSEEVIAKAKG